A single Chanos chanos chromosome 8, fChaCha1.1, whole genome shotgun sequence DNA region contains:
- the slc19a1 gene encoding reduced folate transporter codes for METAENKHEGEQDGPIPVDVESNTGLKVQDQKHRGFQWWSVTFLCFYGFMVQLKPGEPFITPFLLSVEKNFTKEEVTNEINPVLSYSYMAVLVPVFLLTDYLRYKPVLILQSLSHVSIWLLLMLGSSLLEMQFMEFFYGITMAARVAYSSYIFSLVPSELYQRVASFSRSSVLIGVFTSSVLGQICVSFGKVSYGTLSVISLGFVSLGLVLSLFLPWPKRSMFFNQARQAARPSGTKSELDRMKADSAVKQGSAVNAAPSWKHSVFIQMLMELRNVVRVPNLRLWSLWWVFNSTGYYLVLFYVHILWNSVYPVTENTKVYNGGVEAASTLLGAATSFTAGFVKIRWKVWSELVIGIITAVQAGLLLLMGTTDNIWVCYVAYAFFRGFYQFLVPIAIFQIASSLTKELCALVFGVNTFLGTILKSIITLIVADKRGLGLPVHSQFIVYFFYFTFLTITYLACAAWVITMHYRNQRREGGATEIPPTELNPVESVAVEAVPLTNGTAVKD; via the exons ATGGAGACGGCAGAAAACAAGCATGAGGGAGAGCAGGATGGCCCGATACCAGTCGACGTTGAGAGCAACACGGGTCTGAAGGTCCAGGACCAGAAGCATCGGGGCTTTCAGTGGTGGTCGGTCACTTTCCTGTGTTTCTACGGCTTCATGGTCCAGCTGAAGCCCGGAGAACCTTTTATCACGCCGTTCTTACTCAGCGTCGAGAAGAACTTCACCAAGGAAGAG GTCACCAATGAGATCAACCCCGTGCTGTCCTATTCGTACATGGCCGTGCTGGTTCCCGTGTTCCTCCTGACCGACTACCTGCGTTACAAACCCGTGCTGATCCTCCAGAGCCTCAGTCACGTCTCCATCTGGCTCCTCCTCATGCTGGGCTCCTCTCTGCTGGAGATGCAGTTTATGGAGTTCTTCTACGGTATCACCATGGCAGCCAGGGTGGCCTACTCCTCTTACATCTTCTCGCTGGTCCCCTCCGAGTTGTACCAGCGCGTGGCCAGCTTCTCGCGCTCGTCCGTGCTCATCGGTGTCTTCACCAGCTCGGTGCTGGGTCAGATCTGCGTGTCGTTCGGAAAGGTTTCGTACGGCACGCTCAGCGTGATTTCGCTTGGTTTCGTCTCCTTGGGCCTCGTGCTGTCCCTGTTCCTGCCCTGGCCCAAGCGTAGCATGTTCTTCAACCAGGCGCGGCAGGCAGCGAGGCCCTCGGGCACCAAGTCCGAGCTGGACAGGATGAAAGCTGACTCCGCCGTCAAACAGGGCTCGGCCGTCAATGCCGCCCCCTCCTGGAAGCACTCGGTATTCATCCAGATGTTGATGGAGCTGCGGAATGTGGTGCGTGTTCCCAATCTGAGACTCTGGAGCCTGTGGTGGGTGTTCAATTCCACCGGTTACTACCTGGTGTTGTTCTATGTTCACATCCTGTGGAACAGCGTTTACCCAGTCACAGAGAATACAAAGGTTTACAACGGAGGAGTCGAAGCAGCGTCCACTCTGCTGG GTGCCGCCACGTCGTTTACAGCGGGGTTCGTGAAGATTCGGTGGAAGGTGTGGTCAGAGCTGGTGATTGGCATAATCACGGCAGTGCAGGCTGGTCTCCTGCTCCTCATGGGCACCACAGATAACATATGGGTGTGTTACGTGGCGTACGCCTTCTTCAGGGGCTTCTACCAGTTCCTAGTGCCCATTGCCAT TTTCCAGATTGCTTCCTCTCTAACGAAGGAGCTTTGTGCCTTGGTGTTTGGTGTGAACACCTTTCTTGGGACGATCCTGAAATCGATCATCACTCTCATCGTGGCGGACAAGAGAGGGCTGGGTCTGCCCGTGCACTCCCAG TTTATAGTGTACTTCTTTTACTTCACTTTCCTGACGATTACGTACCTGGCGTGTGCTGCTTGGGTCATCACCATGCACTACCGCAATCAACGCCGAGAGGGTGGGGCCACAGAGATCCCACCCACCGAACTCAATCCTGTCGAGTCGGTTGCCGTGGAAGCTGTCCCTTTGACCAATGGAACAGCTGTGAAGGACTGA